The Deinococcus sp. Marseille-Q6407 genome has a window encoding:
- a CDS encoding acylphosphatase yields the protein MTGSDKRQRLTALVTGTVQGVGYRYFVQRRARDMELSGYAENLSDGRVEVVAEGWPEDLDRLVHWLKQGPPHARVEGVESQLSEATGLRGFHIY from the coding sequence ATGACTGGAAGCGACAAGAGGCAACGTCTGACCGCCCTGGTGACGGGCACCGTGCAGGGGGTAGGCTACCGCTATTTCGTGCAGCGCCGCGCCCGCGACATGGAGCTGAGCGGCTACGCCGAGAACCTCAGCGACGGCCGGGTGGAGGTGGTGGCCGAGGGCTGGCCCGAGGACCTCGACCGGCTGGTGCACTGGCTCAAGCAGGGCCCGCCCCACGCCCGGGTGGAGGGCGTCGAATCCCAGCTGAGCGAGGCCACCGGCCTGCGGGGCTTTCATATCTACTGA
- a CDS encoding class I SAM-dependent methyltransferase, with the protein MLTLAQRSNFLPPVAWGYPAWRARSLTLLSGQRFSLQREAALFLGHCRPHLGEAWLDIGTSAGFYAGVLAAQGCQVTATDFSPAMLQVARRRSGSSRIRWAQQNSETLPPDWAGRFDGVTIGATLNETADPAALLRSAAAALRPGGQLWLMFLTATGGPVQRCLARPVLGGLTFPTGDWVTAQLPGCPLVTAVQYGAVRFERRVREA; encoded by the coding sequence ATGCTGACCCTGGCCCAGCGCAGCAACTTCCTGCCCCCGGTGGCCTGGGGGTATCCGGCGTGGCGGGCCCGGTCGCTGACGCTGCTGAGCGGCCAGCGCTTTTCGCTGCAGCGTGAAGCGGCTCTGTTCCTGGGGCACTGCCGCCCGCACCTGGGCGAGGCCTGGCTGGATATCGGCACCAGCGCCGGGTTCTATGCTGGGGTTCTGGCTGCTCAGGGCTGCCAGGTCACCGCCACCGACTTCAGCCCGGCCATGCTGCAGGTGGCCCGCCGCCGCAGCGGAAGTTCCCGGATTCGCTGGGCGCAACAGAACAGCGAAACCCTACCGCCCGACTGGGCTGGCCGCTTTGACGGCGTGACCATCGGGGCCACCCTGAACGAAACGGCTGACCCGGCCGCGTTGCTGCGCTCGGCGGCAGCGGCCCTGCGCCCCGGCGGCCAGCTGTGGCTGATGTTCCTGACGGCCACCGGCGGCCCGGTGCAGCGCTGCCTGGCCCGGCCGGTACTGGGCGGGCTGACTTTTCCTACAGGCGACTGGGTCACCGCGCAGCTGCCCGGCTGCCCGCTGGTCACGGCTGTGCAGTACGGTGCGGTGCGCTTCGAGCGGCGGGTGCGGGAGGCTTGA
- a CDS encoding phosphoribosyltransferase family protein, translating into MTDSAPLTSYRVQIGSVTRDLPVVPVSDTTRVALFNMLGDTEVTEAAGKELAKRLPGDIKILVTPEVKALSLAHVISRESGVPYVVVRKTQKPYMVDPVVRDVVSITTGKPQTLVMDGLDVQKIRGQKVAIVDDVVSSGGTLNSLREIIEEVGGDLSAVLAVFTEGEERPEVTALGHLPLF; encoded by the coding sequence ATGACCGATTCCGCTCCCCTCACTTCTTACCGCGTCCAGATTGGGTCTGTGACCCGCGACCTGCCGGTGGTGCCAGTTTCTGACACCACTCGCGTGGCCCTGTTCAACATGCTGGGCGACACCGAAGTCACCGAAGCAGCCGGCAAAGAGCTGGCCAAGCGGCTGCCGGGCGACATCAAGATTCTGGTGACACCCGAGGTCAAAGCGCTGTCGCTGGCGCACGTGATCAGCCGCGAGTCGGGCGTGCCCTACGTGGTGGTGCGCAAGACCCAGAAGCCCTACATGGTGGACCCGGTGGTGCGCGACGTGGTGAGCATCACCACCGGCAAGCCCCAGACCCTGGTGATGGACGGCCTGGACGTGCAGAAAATCCGCGGTCAGAAAGTGGCCATTGTGGACGACGTGGTGTCCAGCGGCGGCACCCTCAACTCGCTGCGCGAAATCATCGAGGAAGTGGGCGGTGACCTCAGCGCGGTGCTGGCCGTGTTCACCGAAGGCGAGGAGCGCCCCGAGGTGACGGCACTGGGTCACCTGCCGCTGTTCTGA
- a CDS encoding L-cystine transporter, with translation MTLTVILSVAALLLLFALLYWMNRQHYSFSARVFTALGLGLLLGGALHLLTGQDADTLDAVRDWYALAGTGYVHLLQMISMPLVFISILAALTRMDTRRNLAGTAGRVIAWLVGLTAVAALIGMASVALFGLDASQIVQGQAELERGATIAEKAATVGAQTVPQRLLELLPTNPFLDLTGARPTSTIATVIFAALLGIAYLGIADKKPAEAATFRSGVDALHAVTMRLVQLILRLTPYGVLAILASTVAATNYAAIVDLGKFVLASYAALITMLLVQLAALALSGLNPLTYLRKAAPVMLFAFSSRSSAGTLPLNIQAQREQLGVEEGTANLAGSLGISIGQNGCAGVYPAMLAFMIAPTVGINPMTPDFILTLMGVVALSSFGVAGVGGGATFAAILVLSSMNLPVALAGILISVEPLIDMGRTALNVSGSMVAGTLTSRSEGTLDRERYNGAAVAPAGD, from the coding sequence ATGACCCTGACTGTCATTCTCAGTGTTGCCGCCTTGCTGCTGCTGTTTGCCCTGCTGTACTGGATGAACCGGCAACACTATTCTTTTTCCGCCCGGGTATTCACGGCCCTGGGCCTGGGTCTGCTGCTGGGCGGCGCCCTGCACCTGCTGACCGGGCAGGACGCCGACACGCTGGACGCCGTGCGCGACTGGTACGCGCTGGCCGGCACCGGCTACGTGCACCTGCTGCAAATGATTTCCATGCCGCTGGTCTTTATCTCCATCCTGGCGGCCCTGACCCGGATGGACACCCGCCGCAACCTGGCCGGCACCGCCGGGCGCGTGATTGCCTGGCTGGTGGGCCTGACTGCCGTCGCCGCCCTGATCGGCATGGCGAGTGTGGCCCTGTTTGGGCTGGACGCCTCGCAGATCGTGCAGGGCCAGGCTGAGCTGGAACGCGGCGCCACCATCGCCGAAAAGGCGGCCACCGTGGGCGCGCAGACCGTGCCGCAGCGCCTGCTGGAACTGCTGCCCACCAACCCCTTTCTCGACCTGACCGGAGCGCGGCCCACGTCCACTATCGCCACGGTGATTTTCGCGGCGCTGCTGGGCATCGCTTACCTGGGCATTGCCGACAAGAAACCGGCCGAGGCCGCCACCTTCCGCAGCGGTGTGGACGCCCTGCACGCCGTGACCATGCGGCTGGTGCAGCTGATTTTGCGCCTGACCCCTTACGGCGTGCTGGCGATTCTGGCTTCTACCGTGGCCGCCACCAACTACGCCGCCATCGTGGACCTGGGCAAGTTCGTGCTGGCCAGCTACGCCGCGCTGATTACCATGCTGCTGGTGCAGCTGGCCGCGCTGGCACTGTCGGGCCTCAACCCGCTGACCTACCTGCGTAAAGCCGCCCCGGTCATGCTGTTCGCTTTCAGCTCGCGCTCCAGCGCCGGCACCCTGCCGCTGAATATTCAGGCGCAGCGTGAACAGCTGGGCGTGGAAGAAGGCACCGCCAACTTGGCCGGCTCGCTAGGTATCTCTATCGGGCAGAACGGCTGCGCCGGCGTCTACCCCGCCATGCTGGCGTTCATGATTGCGCCCACCGTAGGCATCAACCCCATGACCCCCGACTTCATCCTGACCCTGATGGGCGTGGTGGCCCTCAGCTCCTTCGGGGTGGCCGGGGTGGGCGGCGGCGCCACCTTTGCGGCCATTCTGGTGCTGTCCAGCATGAACCTGCCGGTGGCGCTGGCCGGCATCCTGATTTCTGTGGAACCGCTGATCGACATGGGCCGCACCGCCCTGAACGTGAGCGGCTCCATGGTGGCCGGCACCCTGACCAGCCGCAGCGAAGGCACGCTGGACCGCGAACGCTACAACGGCGCGGCCGTGGCCCCCGCCGGCGACTAA
- a CDS encoding dihydroorotase — translation MTFTITDVKRLGSSERQSVTIEDGLIKGWNLPAEQHGETVDGRGGTIIPALIEPHAHLREPGQTEKEDLASGLAAAAAGGYGNVVCMPNTTPVIDDPAVVRALQEKAAGLGLARLHVSAALTQGQAGEQLAELSALKEAGAVMFTDDGRTNENARVLQLGLEYAGSLDMVVSVHAEDATLRADGVMNEGEVSQALGVPGNPTAAEAARIARDMEIVAWLHERGNRPRLHVQHLSSAAGLNRVREAKRRGLPVTCEVSPHHLTLTDERLRSFDAMYKVAPPLRTQADADELFEGLLDGTVDCIGTDHAPHTRAEKERDLLEAPFGIPYIEVAWPVMYTRFAEKLGLEKLVDLMTAGPARVLGWPEPSLDAGAPADLMVFDPDTERKVNPATFQSKAKFCPYAGETLRGWPLLTVVGGVVAHSAEG, via the coding sequence CTGACTTTTACCATCACCGACGTCAAGCGCCTCGGCAGCTCTGAGCGCCAGAGTGTCACCATCGAAGACGGCCTCATCAAAGGCTGGAACCTGCCCGCAGAGCAGCACGGCGAAACCGTGGACGGGCGCGGCGGCACCATCATCCCCGCGCTGATAGAACCGCACGCTCACCTGCGCGAGCCCGGCCAGACCGAAAAAGAAGACCTGGCCTCGGGCCTGGCGGCAGCGGCGGCGGGCGGCTACGGCAACGTGGTCTGCATGCCCAACACCACCCCGGTGATTGACGACCCGGCTGTTGTGCGGGCGCTGCAGGAAAAAGCGGCCGGACTGGGGCTGGCGCGGCTGCATGTGTCGGCGGCGCTGACCCAGGGCCAGGCCGGCGAGCAGCTGGCCGAGCTGAGCGCCCTCAAGGAAGCCGGTGCGGTGATGTTCACCGACGACGGCCGCACCAACGAGAACGCCCGTGTGCTGCAGCTGGGGCTGGAATATGCCGGCAGCCTGGACATGGTGGTCAGCGTGCACGCTGAAGACGCGACCCTGCGCGCCGACGGAGTGATGAACGAGGGCGAGGTATCGCAGGCTCTGGGCGTGCCGGGCAACCCCACCGCCGCCGAGGCCGCCCGCATTGCCCGCGACATGGAAATCGTGGCCTGGCTGCACGAACGGGGCAACCGGCCCCGCCTGCACGTGCAGCACCTTTCCAGTGCCGCCGGCCTGAACCGGGTGCGCGAAGCCAAGCGCCGTGGCCTGCCGGTCACCTGTGAGGTCAGCCCGCACCACCTCACCCTGACCGACGAGCGGCTGCGGTCCTTCGACGCCATGTACAAAGTGGCTCCGCCGCTGCGCACCCAGGCCGACGCCGACGAGCTGTTTGAGGGGCTGCTGGACGGCACGGTGGACTGCATCGGCACTGACCACGCGCCGCACACCCGCGCCGAAAAGGAGCGCGACCTGTTGGAAGCGCCCTTTGGTATTCCCTATATCGAGGTGGCCTGGCCGGTGATGTACACCCGCTTTGCCGAGAAGCTGGGCCTGGAAAAGCTGGTGGACCTGATGACCGCTGGCCCTGCCCGCGTGCTGGGCTGGCCCGAACCCAGCCTGGACGCCGGCGCCCCCGCCGACCTGATGGTGTTCGACCCGGACACCGAGCGCAAGGTGAACCCTGCGACCTTCCAGAGCAAGGCCAAGTTCTGCCCCTACGCCGGCGAAACCCTAAGGGGCTGGCCGCTGCTGACAGTGGTGGGCGGCGTGGTGGCCCACAGCGCTGAAGGCTGA
- a CDS encoding aspartate carbamoyltransferase catalytic subunit, with protein sequence MTATGIAGRPRHLLDFQDWSPERLGALLDGADTMLNVLSRPVKKVPALQGLSVCTAFFENSTRTKTSFELAARRMSADVVSFAAGSSSVSKGESLRDTVETLTAYQMDAYIVRHSASGAAHLVARYSGKPVINAGDGRRAHPTQALLDAYTIRQQYGELQGKKVAIVGDILHSRVARSNAELLPKLGAEVVLCGPATLLPLELGQMPGVTVTTDPRAAVRGAHAVMALRLQKERMQGGYLASMQDYIDTYQVNEALLAEAEDGAIVLHPGPMNRDLEISSEVADGERSRILKQVANGQAVRMSVLYHLLVGRD encoded by the coding sequence ATGACTGCCACAGGAATAGCTGGCCGCCCCAGACATCTACTGGACTTTCAGGACTGGTCCCCGGAGCGCCTCGGTGCCTTGCTGGACGGAGCCGACACCATGCTGAATGTGCTGTCGCGGCCGGTGAAAAAGGTGCCGGCCCTGCAGGGCCTGAGCGTGTGTACTGCGTTTTTCGAGAATTCCACCCGCACCAAGACCAGCTTTGAGCTGGCCGCCCGCCGCATGAGCGCCGACGTGGTGAGCTTTGCGGCCGGCAGCTCCAGCGTGAGCAAAGGCGAATCCTTGCGCGACACGGTCGAAACGCTGACCGCGTACCAGATGGACGCCTATATCGTGCGGCACTCGGCTTCGGGGGCGGCGCATCTGGTGGCCCGTTACTCCGGCAAGCCGGTGATCAACGCGGGCGACGGCCGCCGGGCCCATCCCACCCAGGCGCTGCTGGACGCTTACACCATTCGCCAGCAATACGGCGAGCTGCAGGGCAAAAAAGTGGCAATCGTGGGCGACATTCTGCACAGCCGAGTGGCCCGCTCCAACGCCGAGCTGCTGCCCAAGCTGGGCGCCGAGGTGGTGCTGTGCGGCCCCGCCACGCTGCTCCCGCTGGAACTGGGGCAGATGCCGGGCGTGACCGTGACCACCGACCCGCGCGCGGCGGTGCGCGGTGCCCACGCCGTGATGGCGCTGCGGCTGCAAAAAGAGCGGATGCAGGGCGGCTACTTGGCGTCCATGCAGGACTATATCGACACCTATCAGGTAAATGAGGCCCTGCTGGCCGAAGCCGAGGACGGCGCCATCGTGCTGCACCCTGGTCCGATGAACCGCGACCTGGAAATCAGCAGTGAGGTGGCCGACGGTGAGCGGAGCCGCATCCTCAAGCAGGTCGCCAACGGTCAGGCCGTGCGGATGAGCGTGCTGTACCACCTGCTGGTGGGCCGGGACTAG
- the pyrR gene encoding bifunctional pyr operon transcriptional regulator/uracil phosphoribosyltransferase PyrR — MPDAAQPKAVILDSHEVRRAMTRIAHEIIERNKGAEGLALIGVHTRGIPLAERLAAKLSELEGVEVPTGSLDITLYRDDLSEVARQPIIRETQVPFDLAVRRVILVDDVLFTGRTVRAALDALIDIGRPSGIQLAVLVDRGHRELPIRADYVGKNLPTAQDEVVKVKLQETDGTDSVELWDGTALNSAALSGAAQDGEGERA; from the coding sequence ATGCCTGACGCCGCACAGCCCAAAGCCGTGATTCTGGACAGCCACGAGGTGCGCCGCGCCATGACTCGCATTGCCCACGAGATTATCGAGCGCAACAAGGGCGCCGAGGGCCTGGCCCTGATCGGGGTACATACCCGCGGCATTCCCCTGGCCGAACGCCTGGCCGCCAAGCTCAGTGAACTGGAAGGGGTCGAGGTGCCCACCGGCAGCCTGGACATCACCCTGTACCGCGACGACCTGAGCGAGGTGGCCCGGCAGCCGATCATCCGCGAGACGCAGGTGCCGTTCGACCTGGCGGTGCGCCGGGTGATTCTGGTGGACGATGTGCTGTTCACCGGCCGCACCGTGCGCGCCGCGCTCGACGCCCTGATTGACATCGGCCGGCCCAGCGGGATTCAGCTGGCGGTGCTGGTGGACCGGGGACACCGCGAACTGCCGATCCGCGCCGACTACGTGGGCAAGAACCTGCCCACCGCGCAGGACGAGGTGGTCAAGGTGAAACTGCAGGAAACCGACGGCACCGACAGTGTAGAGCTGTGGGACGGCACTGCGTTGAACAGTGCCGCGCTGAGCGGCGCCGCGCAGGACGGGGAAGGAGAGCGCGCATGA
- a CDS encoding aspartate/glutamate racemase family protein — translation MQQVVAVIGGSPQDTRLGAEILRPQGVRLLERPISDSPRSQTRFQNADPAARQDHMRGVLREVQQQGAQGVYVYCNSLSGSTDLPSLSRELALPLVTPLHAYREWAGEYRALGVMAANASGHAGIERTLLEANPQLRLTQFGSLDLADAVEEGRPPEEIVRDFHLAELTMLLSQLGAQAIVLGCTHFPAFRSALAPLSPVPLLDPANEMWRQLAQQLL, via the coding sequence ATGCAGCAAGTTGTGGCCGTCATCGGAGGAAGCCCGCAAGATACCCGGCTGGGCGCTGAAATTCTGCGCCCGCAGGGAGTCAGGCTGCTGGAGCGGCCCATCTCAGACTCGCCACGGTCGCAGACCCGCTTTCAGAACGCCGACCCGGCAGCCCGGCAGGATCATATGCGCGGCGTGCTGCGCGAGGTGCAGCAGCAGGGGGCGCAGGGCGTCTATGTGTACTGCAACTCGCTGAGCGGCTCCACCGACTTGCCCAGCCTCAGCCGCGAGTTGGCCCTGCCGCTGGTCACGCCGCTGCACGCTTACCGCGAGTGGGCCGGGGAATACCGCGCCCTGGGCGTCATGGCGGCCAATGCCAGCGGCCACGCCGGGATTGAGCGCACCTTGCTGGAAGCCAACCCACAGCTGCGCCTGACCCAGTTCGGCAGCCTGGACCTGGCCGACGCTGTCGAGGAGGGGCGCCCGCCGGAAGAAATTGTCCGCGATTTCCACCTGGCCGAGCTGACCATGCTGCTCTCGCAGTTGGGCGCGCAGGCCATCGTGCTGGGCTGCACCCACTTTCCAGCGTTCCGCTCGGCGTTGGCACCACTCAGCCCGGTGCCGCTGCTGGACCCCGCCAACGAGATGTGGCGGCAGCTGGCGCAGCAACTGCTCTAG
- the msrA gene encoding peptide-methionine (S)-S-oxide reductase MsrA, producing MTQSEHGTEQAIFAGGCFWCTEAVMLRVCGVQRVESGYIGGRRPNPSYEQVCTGVTGHAEAVRVTFDPAQVTYRDLLHIFFGTHDPTSLNRQGADRGTQYRSALFPLNDAQRAEAQAVIDELNASTYDGRIVTSLEDNSEFYVAEDYHQDYFANNPQNPYCGAVVAPKVAKLRQSYSHFLSE from the coding sequence ATGACTCAGAGTGAACATGGAACCGAACAGGCCATCTTTGCCGGTGGTTGCTTCTGGTGCACCGAAGCGGTGATGCTGCGGGTGTGCGGTGTGCAGCGGGTGGAAAGCGGCTATATCGGCGGCCGGCGCCCCAATCCTAGCTACGAACAGGTCTGCACCGGCGTCACTGGCCATGCCGAAGCGGTACGGGTGACCTTCGACCCTGCGCAGGTGACTTACCGCGACCTGCTGCACATCTTCTTCGGCACCCACGACCCCACCAGCCTTAACCGTCAGGGCGCCGACCGCGGCACCCAGTACCGCAGCGCCCTTTTCCCGCTGAACGATGCCCAGCGCGCCGAAGCCCAGGCCGTGATTGACGAACTGAACGCCAGCACCTACGACGGCCGCATCGTAACCAGCCTTGAGGACAACAGCGAGTTCTACGTGGCCGAGGACTATCACCAGGATTACTTTGCCAACAACCCCCAAAACCCTTACTGTGGCGCTGTGGTGGCCCCCAAGGTCGCCAAGCTGCGGCAAAGCTACTCGCACTTTCTCAGCGAGTAA
- a CDS encoding butyrate kinase has protein sequence MRVYVLSVSSSRLKVGLADLTLPASEGGPGAPEALGPDGRLTLNLTRADLPVGDDLLNGTGLNLESTLAYLDRETADWPRPDAVATLAQWEDSFMLGHWAARPQVIRTEPEQLPLAQQNLPTGAVLGTRGLQLAIAWAQALGVPLLTVPLPQSAELPPEARETGIPGLRREPRFHVLNSEMAAREGAFNVGKRFSEAAVVAAHLGSTSSVTAYQGGRVVNTTGSGLFGGPLGLRQAGMLAPATLQRLWEEAEQGQQTAHPWTEFWTGGGGLRALTGCGTVHELMTSEDSSPQVQAAAAAFVHQVACAVGQQVGALTVRPDAIVLAGPLARWDSVMDRLEARLSWMAPVFVIPGDPEFEAVARAAGRALMGWAPVSAWPPVAEDLVPEEAAGQTQAVQPAQAAQTAQPAAEQPAPSALH, from the coding sequence ATGCGTGTCTACGTACTGAGCGTGAGCAGCAGCCGGCTGAAAGTGGGGCTGGCGGATCTGACCCTGCCGGCCAGCGAGGGCGGCCCCGGGGCGCCTGAAGCGCTGGGGCCGGACGGCCGGCTGACCCTGAATCTGACCCGGGCCGACCTGCCGGTGGGCGACGACCTCCTCAACGGCACCGGCCTGAACCTGGAAAGCACCCTGGCGTATCTGGATCGCGAAACGGCCGACTGGCCCCGCCCCGACGCGGTGGCGACCCTGGCGCAGTGGGAGGACTCTTTTATGCTCGGCCACTGGGCGGCCCGCCCACAGGTCATCCGCACCGAGCCGGAGCAGTTGCCGCTGGCGCAGCAGAACCTGCCTACTGGAGCGGTGCTGGGCACCCGCGGCCTGCAACTGGCGATTGCCTGGGCACAGGCCCTGGGCGTGCCGCTGCTGACCGTGCCGCTGCCCCAGAGCGCCGAGCTGCCCCCTGAAGCCCGCGAAACCGGCATTCCGGGCCTGCGCCGCGAGCCACGCTTTCACGTGCTCAATTCGGAAATGGCGGCCCGTGAGGGAGCTTTCAACGTGGGTAAGCGTTTCAGTGAAGCGGCGGTGGTGGCCGCTCACCTGGGCAGCACCAGCAGCGTGACGGCCTATCAGGGCGGCCGGGTGGTCAACACCACCGGCTCGGGCCTGTTCGGCGGTCCGCTGGGGCTGCGGCAGGCCGGAATGCTGGCTCCTGCCACCTTGCAGCGCCTCTGGGAAGAAGCTGAGCAGGGCCAGCAGACCGCGCACCCCTGGACCGAGTTCTGGACCGGCGGAGGTGGGCTGCGTGCCCTGACCGGCTGCGGCACCGTACATGAGCTGATGACCAGCGAGGACAGCAGCCCGCAGGTGCAGGCGGCCGCCGCCGCTTTCGTGCATCAGGTGGCCTGCGCGGTGGGACAGCAGGTGGGGGCGTTGACCGTGCGCCCCGACGCCATCGTGCTGGCCGGCCCGCTGGCCCGCTGGGACAGCGTGATGGACCGCCTGGAAGCCCGGCTCAGCTGGATGGCCCCGGTCTTTGTTATCCCCGGCGACCCGGAATTCGAAGCGGTGGCCCGCGCCGCCGGCCGGGCGCTGATGGGCTGGGCGCCGGTGTCGGCCTGGCCGCCGGTGGCGGAAGATCTGGTACCGGAAGAAGCCGCTGGCCAGACTCAGGCTGTACAGCCGGCCCAGGCAGCGCAGACGGCTCAGCCGGCCGCTGAGCAGCCTGCTCCCAGCGCGTTACACTGA
- the nth gene encoding endonuclease III domain-containing protein, which yields MKSSKTARSSPTAPRRLTPAELPAPDWWPAAAEALLAAHGYGPQGLALTPNPEPLDGLIRLILAQQNTWAVAQRQWEALKAAYPRWEAALLAEPDEIAAVLKGAGGGLAQSKAKSIWGILQRLAEERGQPSLRFLRRLPPTEARAFLQGLPGVGRRTASLLLLFHLAQPAAAVDGNIERLLHRLEVVPPGWKADRQEEWLEGVLPADAAYRAAFHRAGVRHGREICTRRDPACPACVLRTWCSSAQFFMGDGNAAARPTD from the coding sequence GTGAAGTCCAGCAAGACGGCACGGTCAAGTCCAACAGCACCCCGCCGCCTGACCCCGGCCGAGCTGCCGGCTCCGGACTGGTGGCCGGCTGCCGCTGAGGCACTGCTGGCCGCCCATGGCTATGGCCCACAGGGCCTGGCGCTGACCCCCAACCCCGAGCCGCTCGACGGCCTGATTCGCCTGATTCTGGCCCAGCAGAACACCTGGGCGGTGGCGCAGCGGCAGTGGGAAGCCCTCAAAGCCGCCTACCCGCGCTGGGAAGCGGCGCTGCTGGCCGAGCCGGATGAGATCGCGGCTGTGCTGAAAGGCGCTGGCGGTGGCCTGGCGCAGTCCAAGGCCAAAAGCATCTGGGGCATTTTGCAGCGGCTAGCAGAGGAGCGGGGCCAGCCCTCGCTGCGTTTCCTGCGCCGCCTGCCGCCCACTGAGGCCCGCGCTTTCCTGCAAGGGCTGCCTGGCGTGGGCCGGCGCACCGCCAGCTTGCTGCTGCTGTTTCATCTGGCACAGCCGGCGGCGGCCGTGGACGGCAATATCGAGCGGCTGCTGCACCGGCTGGAAGTGGTGCCGCCCGGCTGGAAGGCCGACCGGCAGGAAGAATGGCTCGAAGGCGTGCTGCCCGCTGATGCCGCCTACCGCGCCGCTTTTCACCGGGCCGGTGTGCGGCATGGCCGCGAGATTTGCACCCGGCGCGACCCGGCCTGTCCCGCCTGCGTGCTGCGGACGTGGTGCTCCTCGGCGCAGTTTTTTATGGGTGATGGGAATGCGGCCGCGCGCCCCACTGACTGA
- the ispG gene encoding flavodoxin-dependent (E)-4-hydroxy-3-methylbut-2-enyl-diphosphate synthase, which produces MSFESLPQLEMDGGESTTLPAFAAIPRRQTVSVNVGGVMVGSAHPIVVQSMTNTHTADAEATAMQVAQLARAGSELVRVTVNTGEAAAALPEIVQRLADLGIQVPIVGDFHYNGHKLLREHPEAARLLAKYRINPGNVGAGQRHDANFATMIEVAKEYGKPVRIGVNWGSLDQQVLARLMDENAARGNPRSPTDVTIDAMVVSALESAAYAEKLGLPHDKIIISVKVSSAPELWAVYRRLAAQCDYPLHLGLTEAGMGMKGMVATSVALAPLLTEGIGDTIRVSLTPEPGASRKLEVEVAQQILQSLGLRQFLPQVTSCPGCGRTTSTFFQSLAQKIQDYIRDQMPEWKARYPGVEDMQVAVMGCVVNGPGESKHAHIGISLPGTGEDPRAPVYQDGQLLTTLKGPRIAEDFQELLEKYVREHYGQPQV; this is translated from the coding sequence ATGAGCTTCGAGTCGCTGCCCCAGCTAGAGATGGACGGTGGGGAATCCACCACCCTGCCCGCATTCGCCGCCATTCCGCGCCGCCAGACCGTGAGCGTGAACGTGGGCGGGGTGATGGTGGGATCGGCCCATCCCATCGTGGTGCAGAGCATGACCAACACCCACACCGCTGACGCCGAGGCCACCGCCATGCAGGTGGCGCAGCTGGCCCGCGCCGGCTCGGAACTGGTGCGCGTGACGGTGAACACCGGCGAGGCCGCCGCCGCCTTGCCCGAAATCGTGCAGCGGCTGGCCGACCTCGGCATTCAGGTGCCGATTGTGGGCGACTTTCACTACAACGGCCACAAATTGCTACGTGAGCACCCCGAAGCAGCCCGGTTGCTGGCGAAGTACCGCATCAACCCCGGCAACGTGGGCGCCGGGCAGCGGCACGACGCCAACTTCGCCACCATGATCGAGGTGGCCAAGGAGTACGGCAAGCCGGTGCGGATCGGGGTGAACTGGGGCAGCCTGGACCAGCAGGTGCTGGCGCGGCTGATGGACGAGAACGCCGCCCGGGGCAACCCGCGCAGCCCCACCGACGTGACCATCGACGCGATGGTGGTCTCGGCGCTCGAATCGGCAGCCTACGCGGAAAAGCTGGGGCTGCCGCACGACAAGATCATCATCAGCGTCAAGGTGAGCAGCGCCCCCGAGCTGTGGGCGGTATACCGCCGGCTGGCCGCGCAGTGCGACTACCCGCTGCACCTGGGCCTGACCGAAGCCGGCATGGGCATGAAGGGCATGGTGGCGACCTCGGTGGCGCTGGCCCCACTGCTCACCGAAGGCATTGGGGACACCATCCGCGTGAGCCTGACGCCGGAGCCGGGCGCCAGCCGCAAGCTGGAAGTGGAAGTGGCCCAGCAGATTCTGCAGAGTCTGGGCCTGCGCCAGTTTTTGCCACAGGTCACGAGTTGCCCCGGCTGCGGGCGCACCACCTCCACCTTCTTCCAGAGCCTGGCTCAGAAGATTCAGGACTATATCCGTGACCAGATGCCCGAGTGGAAGGCCCGCTACCCCGGTGTAGAAGACATGCAGGTGGCGGTAATGGGCTGCGTGGTGAACGGCCCCGGCGAGAGCAAGCACGCGCACATCGGCATTTCGCTGCCTGGCACCGGCGAGGACCCCCGCGCCCCGGTGTATCAGGACGGCCAGCTGCTGACCACCCTGAAAGGCCCCCGCATTGCCGAGGACTTCCAGGAATTGCTGGAAAAATACGTGCGGGAGCATTACGGCCAGCCACAGGTCTGA